One window from the genome of Rariglobus hedericola encodes:
- a CDS encoding homoserine dehydrogenase, which produces MSTLSTINIGICGLGTVGQGVWKHIDSNRVALESRLGVTLNLARASVRDLKKKRTVRVSAGALTLDPLSIATDPSIHIVCELIGGTTLARQVTIAALKAGKTVVSANKALLCKHGPEIFAAARKHGGHFFFEASVAGGIPIIKALREGLVANRFKLIYGILNGTCNYILTRMEREGLSYPVILKEAKELGYAEADEALDVEGWDTAHKASILAFLAHGTWVPTEKMLVEGITQITQADLSFARENGYAIKLLAVITREADTGEVFVRVHPTLIPKTKVLANVNEVYNGISVTGDVVGETVYIGRGAGQDPTASAVISDIADAVILLNRGNTHLPEPVETRASLTPLQRITGRYYLRLEVKDEPGVLAKIASATAGCDVSISSVLQRPSETAGAASLILTTHQANEKAIRATVSRLKRLSSVLGEPVLIRIADFAG; this is translated from the coding sequence ATGAGCACTCTCTCCACGATCAATATCGGTATTTGCGGCCTCGGCACTGTCGGTCAGGGCGTGTGGAAGCACATCGACTCCAACCGCGTCGCGCTTGAGTCGCGTCTCGGCGTCACGCTCAACCTCGCGCGCGCCTCCGTTCGCGATCTCAAGAAAAAGCGCACCGTGCGCGTCTCGGCCGGCGCGCTCACGCTTGATCCGCTTTCCATCGCGACCGATCCCTCGATCCACATCGTGTGCGAATTGATCGGTGGCACCACGCTGGCCCGCCAGGTCACGATCGCCGCGCTCAAGGCCGGCAAGACCGTGGTCTCCGCCAACAAGGCGCTCCTTTGTAAACACGGCCCCGAGATCTTCGCCGCCGCCCGCAAGCACGGCGGACACTTTTTCTTCGAGGCCTCGGTTGCCGGCGGCATCCCGATCATCAAGGCCCTGCGCGAGGGTCTGGTCGCGAATCGTTTCAAGCTCATCTACGGCATCCTCAACGGAACCTGTAACTACATTCTCACGCGCATGGAGCGCGAGGGCTTGTCGTATCCGGTGATCCTCAAAGAGGCCAAGGAACTGGGTTACGCCGAGGCTGATGAGGCGCTCGATGTCGAGGGTTGGGACACCGCGCACAAGGCCTCCATTCTCGCGTTTCTCGCGCACGGGACCTGGGTGCCCACCGAGAAGATGCTCGTCGAGGGCATCACGCAGATCACGCAGGCCGACCTTTCTTTTGCCCGTGAAAATGGCTACGCGATCAAGCTGCTCGCGGTCATCACGCGCGAGGCCGACACCGGCGAAGTTTTTGTGCGCGTCCATCCGACACTCATTCCGAAGACCAAGGTGCTCGCGAATGTGAACGAGGTTTACAACGGCATCTCCGTCACCGGCGACGTCGTGGGTGAAACCGTCTACATCGGCCGTGGCGCCGGTCAGGATCCGACCGCGAGCGCGGTGATCAGTGACATCGCGGACGCCGTGATTCTGCTCAATCGCGGCAACACGCATCTGCCGGAGCCGGTTGAGACGCGTGCGTCGCTCACGCCGTTGCAACGCATCACCGGTCGTTACTACCTGCGTCTTGAGGTGAAGGACGAGCCCGGCGTGCTGGCCAAGATCGCCAGCGCCACGGCCGGCTGCGACGTGAGCATCAGCAGCGTGTTGCAGCGCCCCAGCGAAACGGCCGGCGCCGCCTCGCTCATCCTTACGACCCATCAGGCCAACGAGAAGGCGATCCGCGCCACCGTTTCCCGCCTCAAGCGACTTTCCAGCGTGCTCGGCGAACCCGTCCTCATCCGCATCGCCGACTTCGCAGGCTGA
- a CDS encoding HD domain-containing protein, producing MSTHARLAQQIRFIIEVDKLKEVFRQTLLTQSRRQENDAEHSWHLCLMVIVLAEHANSPEIDVLRVLKMLLIHDIVEIDAGDTFAYDTARMADQHEREALAADRIFGLLPADQTSEFRGLWDEFEAKETAEAKFATAIDRFQPVLQNCLTEGAAWRQHGVTSDRVIARNQHIADGAADVWTYAAQMIADAVKAGHLPA from the coding sequence ATGTCTACGCATGCGCGGCTGGCGCAACAGATCCGGTTCATTATCGAGGTCGACAAACTCAAGGAGGTCTTCCGCCAAACGCTCCTCACCCAAAGCCGCCGCCAGGAAAATGATGCAGAACATTCCTGGCACTTGTGCCTGATGGTGATCGTGCTCGCCGAACACGCCAACTCACCCGAAATCGATGTCCTGCGCGTGCTTAAAATGCTCTTGATTCACGACATCGTCGAAATCGACGCCGGCGACACGTTTGCCTACGACACCGCCCGCATGGCCGACCAACATGAGCGCGAAGCCTTGGCCGCCGACCGGATTTTCGGGCTGTTACCCGCCGACCAAACGTCGGAGTTCCGCGGCTTATGGGACGAATTTGAAGCCAAGGAGACCGCCGAGGCCAAGTTCGCCACGGCCATCGACCGGTTTCAACCCGTGTTGCAAAACTGCCTGACCGAGGGCGCCGCATGGCGTCAGCATGGCGTGACCAGCGACCGGGTCATCGCTCGCAATCAGCACATCGCCGACGGCGCGGCCGATGTCTGGACCTACGCCGCCCAGATGATCGCCGACGCCGTTAAGGCCGGTCACCTGCCCGCGTAA
- a CDS encoding methyl-accepting chemotaxis protein, with product MNVNQKIWIGFGSVLLLIGLGSTVSYLKSSEAEQSSSRLVKVDIAEFRAAKFADEEISMARLYEQKFAGTRDEKWVQQLNARTDSVKQNMLSLKAVTTNTAHAATADEIIVATDKYTALFARYHEFMVKRGLTPDTGYEGQLRTAVHAVESKVRDQGLADLTVIMLMVRRHEKDYLLRSDPKYLTEIDARITEFTKTMAELNLPADLQSDINAKWTAYADAMRKLVETEQAALKTSADLTIAGDKVEELVGKLAASSTQSIDATQALTLSTLAGGRQTVVTIGLGSGIIGAAMAVWIAFSLNSLNRSIHNATRRIDNGSGEILSASQQLSNSSQTLAQGSSEQAASLEETSASLEEISSMTRRNADSANRAKELTAQTVAAADNGTLEINQMKVAMDDIKASSDDISNIIKTIDQIAFQTNILALNAAVEAARAGEAGAGFAVVADEVRSLAQRAAQSARETAEKIENSKRKSDHGVSISQKVSISFLEIVTKAREVDSLVAEIAQASNEQSTGISQVNSSVTQIDKITQSNAAAAEESASASEELNAQATMLKSTVGDLLSVVGGSAMANATA from the coding sequence ATGAATGTTAACCAAAAAATCTGGATCGGCTTCGGCAGCGTTCTTTTGCTCATCGGCCTTGGCTCCACGGTTTCCTACCTGAAATCCAGTGAGGCAGAACAGAGCAGCTCCCGTCTCGTGAAGGTGGACATCGCCGAATTCAGAGCCGCGAAATTCGCCGATGAAGAGATCTCGATGGCACGGCTCTATGAGCAAAAATTTGCCGGCACGCGCGACGAGAAATGGGTTCAACAGCTGAATGCCCGGACCGATTCCGTTAAGCAGAACATGCTCTCTTTGAAAGCGGTGACGACCAATACCGCCCACGCAGCGACCGCCGACGAGATTATTGTCGCGACCGACAAATACACCGCCCTGTTTGCCCGCTATCACGAATTCATGGTGAAACGCGGCCTCACTCCCGACACCGGCTATGAAGGCCAGCTGCGCACTGCCGTTCACGCCGTGGAATCCAAAGTCCGCGATCAAGGGCTGGCCGACCTGACGGTCATCATGCTCATGGTTCGGCGCCACGAAAAAGACTACCTCCTGCGTAGCGATCCCAAGTATCTCACCGAGATCGATGCCCGCATCACGGAGTTCACGAAAACAATGGCCGAACTAAACCTGCCCGCCGACTTGCAGTCCGACATCAATGCCAAGTGGACCGCCTACGCCGATGCGATGCGTAAACTCGTGGAGACCGAGCAGGCGGCACTCAAAACCAGTGCGGATCTCACCATCGCCGGCGACAAGGTCGAAGAACTCGTCGGAAAACTGGCCGCATCCAGCACGCAGTCCATCGACGCAACCCAGGCACTGACGCTGAGCACTCTCGCCGGCGGACGACAGACGGTGGTCACCATCGGCTTAGGATCCGGCATCATTGGTGCAGCCATGGCGGTGTGGATCGCGTTCAGCCTGAATTCCCTCAATCGAAGCATTCACAATGCAACCCGGCGCATCGACAACGGCTCCGGCGAAATTCTCTCAGCCAGCCAGCAACTCTCCAATTCCAGCCAGACACTTGCCCAAGGCTCATCCGAGCAGGCGGCCTCGCTCGAGGAAACCAGCGCCTCGCTGGAAGAAATCTCATCGATGACCCGCCGCAATGCCGACAGCGCCAACCGCGCCAAGGAATTGACCGCCCAGACCGTGGCTGCTGCCGACAACGGCACGCTTGAGATCAATCAAATGAAAGTCGCTATGGACGACATCAAAGCCTCCTCGGACGACATTTCGAATATCATCAAGACCATCGATCAAATCGCCTTCCAAACCAACATCCTCGCACTTAACGCTGCGGTCGAGGCGGCGCGTGCCGGCGAAGCCGGGGCTGGATTTGCCGTGGTGGCCGACGAGGTCCGCAGTCTTGCCCAACGCGCCGCCCAGTCGGCCCGCGAAACCGCCGAGAAAATCGAGAACTCCAAACGCAAGAGCGACCATGGCGTGAGTATCTCCCAAAAAGTATCCATCTCATTTCTTGAGATCGTTACCAAGGCACGTGAAGTCGACAGCCTCGTCGCGGAAATTGCACAGGCATCCAACGAACAATCCACGGGTATTTCACAGGTTAACTCATCCGTGACTCAAATCGACAAGATTACCCAATCCAACGCCGCCGCCGCCGAAGAAAGCGCCAGCGCGTCCGAAGAACTCAACGCTCAGGCGACCATGCTCAAGTCCACTGTCGGCGACCTCCTCAGCGTAGTCGGCGGCTCGGCCATGGCGAACGCCACAGCGTAA
- the thrC gene encoding threonine synthase encodes MRFVSTRGQTPPLGFSDAVATGLAPDGGLYLPETLPQFSAADLARFEPLPYAELCFEFLKLFATDIEPSVLRAIIAKSYTTFSDPRIAPIIKLDERTSVLELFHGPTLAFKDFALQLLGNLYEHQCATRGQTINVLGATSGDTGSAAIHGLLGKPGTAIFILYPDGRTSPLQERQMACTGADNVYALAIDGSFDDAQAALKDLFADQDFRTRHRLSAVNSINLARVLAQCVYYLYAYLRLPAATRAETEFVVPTGNFGNVLAGWTLQKMGVPIHSFKVATNQNDILYRLFTTGDYRVSAVAPSLAPSMDIQVSSNFERFLYLSIGRDSAKVREVMETFKKTGGYKFENFDRDTFSASRCSDAQIPSIIKDVYQKYGYVVDPHTACAFADLSKDRPSLVLATASPAKFPDTIISAIGVEPKDPSLEALKQRPLKKHLLKADAGAIRAFIDANAV; translated from the coding sequence ATGCGCTTCGTCAGCACACGCGGACAAACTCCTCCTCTCGGCTTCTCCGACGCCGTCGCCACCGGCCTTGCGCCGGACGGCGGCCTCTACCTGCCCGAGACACTCCCGCAGTTTTCCGCGGCTGACCTGGCTCGCTTCGAACCGCTGCCTTACGCGGAGCTGTGCTTTGAGTTTTTAAAACTCTTCGCAACCGACATCGAGCCGTCCGTCCTCCGTGCGATCATCGCCAAGAGCTACACGACGTTCTCCGATCCGCGCATCGCGCCGATCATCAAACTCGATGAGCGCACCTCCGTCCTCGAACTCTTTCATGGCCCCACGCTCGCGTTCAAAGACTTCGCCCTCCAGCTCCTCGGCAATCTCTACGAACACCAGTGCGCCACGCGCGGACAGACGATCAACGTTCTCGGTGCCACGTCCGGCGACACCGGCTCGGCCGCGATCCACGGTCTGCTTGGCAAACCCGGCACCGCGATTTTTATTCTCTACCCGGACGGCCGCACGTCTCCGCTCCAGGAGCGCCAGATGGCCTGCACCGGCGCGGACAACGTTTACGCCCTCGCGATCGACGGCTCGTTCGACGACGCGCAGGCCGCGTTGAAGGACCTGTTTGCCGATCAGGATTTCCGCACACGCCACCGTCTCTCGGCGGTGAACTCCATCAATCTGGCCCGCGTTTTGGCCCAGTGTGTTTACTATCTCTACGCCTATCTGCGCCTTCCGGCTGCGACGCGAGCCGAGACCGAGTTTGTGGTGCCGACCGGTAATTTCGGTAACGTGCTCGCCGGTTGGACGCTCCAGAAAATGGGTGTGCCGATCCACAGCTTCAAAGTCGCCACCAACCAGAACGACATTCTCTACCGCCTGTTCACGACGGGCGATTACCGCGTGTCGGCGGTCGCGCCCTCGCTCGCGCCGTCGATGGATATTCAGGTTTCGAGCAACTTTGAGCGCTTCCTTTATCTGAGCATCGGCCGTGATTCCGCGAAGGTTCGCGAGGTCATGGAGACCTTCAAAAAAACCGGCGGCTACAAATTCGAAAACTTCGACCGCGACACGTTTAGCGCCTCGCGCTGCAGTGATGCGCAGATTCCCAGCATCATCAAAGACGTGTATCAGAAGTATGGTTACGTCGTGGATCCGCACACGGCGTGTGCGTTTGCTGATTTGTCCAAGGATCGTCCTAGCCTCGTGCTGGCCACGGCGAGCCCGGCGAAGTTCCCCGACACGATCATCTCCGCGATCGGCGTGGAGCCGAAGGATCCGAGCTTGGAGGCGCTCAAGCAGCGTCCGCTGAAGAAGCACCTCTTGAAGGCCGATGCCGGCGCGATCCGCGCCTTCATCGACGCGAATGCGGTCTGA
- the plsY gene encoding glycerol-3-phosphate 1-O-acyltransferase PlsY: MLIPLIIAAVTGYLLGAIPFGYLVARAYGINIFEHGSKSPGATNVKRVLGKKAGNTVFALDAVKGALAAGWPLLLAKWAAHQAAASVKDPAGWTVFTANVKVLTPDLVIPVAVTGLLFAVLGHSFSCFTRFKGGKGVATSAGGFIVLMPVVTLIALAVWLATFYTSRYVSLASIFAAIAMPVAAFFLKQHTLVVILAAVIGAFVIILHRANIKRLLSGTENRFVKKSAVVSSDTPAQS; encoded by the coding sequence ATGTTGATCCCCCTCATCATCGCGGCCGTCACGGGTTATCTGTTGGGAGCGATTCCCTTCGGCTACCTCGTGGCGCGCGCGTATGGCATCAACATCTTCGAGCACGGGAGCAAGAGCCCCGGTGCGACCAATGTGAAACGCGTCCTTGGCAAGAAGGCGGGCAACACCGTCTTCGCGCTCGACGCAGTGAAAGGCGCGTTAGCTGCCGGCTGGCCGTTGCTGCTCGCCAAATGGGCCGCACACCAGGCGGCTGCCTCGGTGAAAGACCCCGCGGGTTGGACCGTCTTCACCGCCAACGTCAAAGTCCTTACCCCCGATCTCGTCATCCCGGTCGCCGTCACGGGCCTGCTGTTTGCCGTTCTCGGTCACAGCTTCTCGTGTTTCACGCGATTCAAAGGTGGCAAGGGTGTCGCGACCTCCGCCGGCGGTTTCATCGTGCTGATGCCGGTCGTCACGCTCATCGCCCTCGCGGTGTGGCTGGCGACGTTCTACACCTCACGTTACGTGTCGCTCGCTTCGATCTTCGCGGCCATCGCCATGCCGGTCGCCGCGTTTTTTCTCAAGCAGCACACGCTCGTCGTGATTCTTGCCGCCGTCATCGGCGCCTTCGTGATCATTCTGCACCGCGCCAACATCAAGCGCCTGCTGAGCGGCACTGAAAACCGTTTCGTTAAAAAATCCGCCGTCGTTTCCTCCGACACTCCCGCCCAATCATGA
- a CDS encoding aspartate kinase, whose translation MARIVQKYGGTSVGDVERIRKVAERIKAIRDEGNELVIVVSARAGVTNELIARAKALCANPSEREMDQLLSVGEQETIALTAMALHGVGADAVSYTGAQAGIFTDKVHTKAKIKTINAKPIEADLKAGKVVIVAGFQGINEEGQITTLGRGGSDLTAIALAAALKADKCEIYTDVDGVYTADPRVVKDAKKLQEISYDEMLELASSGSKVMQSRSVEFAAKYGVVFEVRSSFNYNPGTIVKQEIAYMEKVVVRGVAVDKDQAKVIVSNILDKPGSAAKVFRALADASIIVDMIVQNVGRNGIANLTFTVPLTDSAKAQKTLEPVLDAIGGGQVAIHENIAKLSVVGVGMKTHSGVAATLFQALADASINIELISTSEIKISVVIDKSKAEEAARVAHAAFELEKL comes from the coding sequence ATGGCCAGAATTGTCCAAAAATATGGCGGCACCTCGGTTGGTGACGTCGAACGCATCCGCAAGGTCGCCGAACGCATCAAGGCGATCCGCGACGAAGGCAACGAGCTCGTCATCGTCGTCTCCGCCCGCGCCGGTGTGACCAACGAACTCATCGCCCGCGCCAAGGCGCTTTGCGCGAATCCCAGCGAGCGCGAGATGGACCAGCTCCTCTCCGTCGGCGAACAGGAAACCATCGCCCTCACCGCGATGGCCCTGCACGGCGTCGGCGCCGACGCGGTATCCTACACCGGAGCGCAGGCCGGTATCTTCACCGACAAAGTTCACACCAAGGCCAAGATCAAAACGATCAACGCCAAGCCCATCGAGGCCGACCTCAAGGCCGGCAAAGTGGTCATCGTCGCCGGCTTTCAGGGCATCAACGAAGAGGGTCAGATCACCACGCTCGGCCGCGGCGGTTCCGACCTCACCGCCATCGCGCTCGCCGCCGCCCTCAAGGCCGACAAGTGCGAGATATACACCGACGTGGATGGCGTTTACACCGCCGATCCCCGCGTCGTGAAAGATGCCAAGAAACTCCAGGAAATCTCCTACGACGAAATGCTCGAGCTGGCCTCGTCCGGCTCGAAGGTCATGCAGTCCCGCTCCGTGGAATTCGCCGCCAAGTATGGCGTCGTTTTCGAAGTCCGCTCCTCATTTAATTACAACCCAGGAACCATCGTGAAACAGGAAATCGCCTACATGGAAAAAGTCGTCGTGCGCGGCGTCGCCGTCGACAAGGACCAGGCCAAGGTCATCGTCTCCAACATCCTTGATAAACCCGGCTCCGCCGCGAAGGTCTTCCGTGCCCTCGCCGACGCCAGTATCATCGTCGACATGATCGTGCAGAACGTGGGCCGTAACGGCATCGCGAACCTCACCTTTACCGTTCCTCTTACCGACAGCGCCAAGGCCCAGAAGACTCTTGAGCCCGTCCTCGACGCCATCGGTGGCGGCCAGGTCGCGATCCACGAAAACATCGCCAAGCTCTCCGTGGTCGGCGTTGGCATGAAGACGCACTCCGGCGTCGCCGCCACGCTCTTCCAGGCGCTCGCTGATGCCTCGATCAACATCGAGCTCATCAGCACCTCCGAGATCAAAATCTCCGTCGTGATCGACAAGTCGAAGGCCGAGGAAGCCGCCCGCGTCGCCCACGCCGCCTTCGAACTTGAGAAGCTCTGA
- the serA gene encoding phosphoglycerate dehydrogenase — translation MKILVADKISPKGVAYLRQQPGFEVIEAYGSTPEQVLELVKDVHAIAVRSETKVSRAVIEAAPLLKVVGRAGVGVDNVDVDAATERGVIVMNTPAGNTISTAELTFTHILCCARPIAQGAASMKAGNWDRKTLSGVELLRKNIGIIGLGRIGSEVAKRAQAFGMKVLAYDPYLTPARASAMQVESVTLDALLAGSDYITVHMPLTDETNNMLDEAALAKCKKGVRIVNCARGGIVNEKALVAALKSGQVGAAGLDVYETEPLPKDSELRSAPNIILTPHIAASTAEAQETVGIEVAEQIADLLVSGAVRNAVNLPSVDAATAKLLAPYIDLGTKLGTLVQQIAPKQIASLRITYAGKIVDLDANAITRSIQRGYLRQISDSVNTVNAPIVLQRLGIDAQVIKSSASCDYSELITVEAVDLTGAVFSASGTILGKTNEPRIVGINGREVEVAAEGKLLVLENIDQPGMVGAVGMLLGNDKVNIADMSLSRLTPGSTAYMVVRVDTEPSEAARKALKDNPAIKQAKFIQL, via the coding sequence ATGAAAATCCTCGTCGCCGACAAGATCTCACCCAAGGGAGTTGCCTACCTGCGTCAGCAGCCGGGCTTTGAAGTCATTGAGGCTTACGGCTCCACTCCGGAGCAGGTCCTTGAGCTTGTCAAAGACGTGCATGCCATCGCCGTGCGCTCGGAAACCAAGGTTTCCCGCGCCGTCATCGAGGCCGCTCCTCTTCTGAAGGTCGTCGGCCGCGCCGGCGTAGGCGTGGACAACGTCGATGTCGATGCCGCCACTGAGCGCGGTGTGATCGTCATGAACACCCCGGCCGGCAACACCATCTCGACCGCCGAGCTCACGTTCACGCATATTCTCTGCTGCGCCCGTCCGATCGCCCAAGGCGCCGCCTCGATGAAGGCCGGCAACTGGGATCGCAAGACCCTCAGCGGCGTCGAGCTGCTCCGCAAAAACATCGGCATCATCGGTCTCGGCCGCATCGGCAGCGAGGTCGCCAAGCGTGCGCAGGCTTTCGGCATGAAGGTTCTCGCTTATGATCCCTACCTGACGCCCGCCCGCGCCAGCGCCATGCAGGTCGAGTCCGTCACGCTCGACGCACTTCTCGCCGGCTCGGATTACATCACGGTTCACATGCCCTTGACGGACGAGACCAACAACATGCTCGACGAGGCCGCCCTCGCGAAGTGCAAGAAGGGCGTCCGCATCGTCAACTGCGCCCGTGGCGGTATCGTTAACGAAAAAGCCCTCGTCGCCGCCCTCAAGAGTGGCCAGGTCGGCGCCGCCGGTCTCGACGTTTACGAGACCGAGCCGCTTCCCAAGGATAGCGAACTCCGTTCCGCTCCGAACATCATTCTCACTCCTCACATCGCCGCTTCCACCGCCGAAGCGCAGGAGACCGTTGGCATCGAAGTTGCCGAGCAGATCGCCGACCTCCTCGTGAGCGGCGCCGTGCGCAACGCCGTCAACCTTCCCTCGGTTGATGCCGCCACCGCCAAGCTCCTCGCGCCCTACATCGACCTCGGCACCAAGCTCGGCACGCTCGTTCAGCAGATCGCTCCGAAGCAGATCGCTTCGCTGCGCATCACCTACGCCGGCAAGATCGTGGACCTCGATGCCAACGCCATCACCCGTTCCATTCAGCGCGGCTACCTCCGCCAGATCAGCGACTCGGTTAACACCGTCAACGCGCCCATCGTCCTCCAGCGCCTTGGTATCGACGCGCAGGTCATTAAGAGCAGCGCATCCTGCGACTACTCGGAGTTGATCACCGTCGAGGCAGTTGATCTGACCGGTGCCGTGTTCAGCGCCTCCGGCACCATCCTCGGCAAGACCAACGAACCCCGCATCGTCGGCATCAACGGCCGCGAGGTCGAAGTCGCCGCCGAGGGTAAACTCCTCGTTCTCGAAAATATCGACCAGCCCGGTATGGTCGGCGCCGTCGGCATGCTGCTCGGCAACGACAAGGTTAACATCGCCGACATGTCCCTCTCGCGCCTCACGCCCGGCAGCACCGCTTACATGGTGGTGCGCGTGGACACCGAGCCGAGTGAAGCCGCCCGCAAGGCGCTCAAGGACAATCCGGCCATCAAGCAGGCCAAGTTCATCCAGCTCTAA
- a CDS encoding adenylate/guanylate cyclase domain-containing protein has protein sequence MDSLAHLTAPDARQSFIKLPWWRRFDFRIAAILVGTSSVIIVLVGLFAYQSIVNTRLDLFEKRLRMIAVTLSETINTDELASVPASADQHTPVIASLWRRLKNIADAEPGIESIYILQATETPGKLRFLLDASKVSRIAQTGELYDATELPFMLQGFERVSVEDRVYGDDFGQTQSSYAPLKTSDGRVIGIIGVDVLALRLAEIRWQVVRFCAAVFGIAFIAVLVITMVVRRQVRQPLARVLEAASAIAAGKLDTRLHAPSRDEFGLLADEFDTMASHLRDRERLRETFGLYVSRELASALMKDGKLPALGGVECVATVIFCDLGNYTRISEAFSPQEVISLINEYLAAMCTIIEAHRGCLLDFTGDGIIAGFGLPLPDPDHAHNAVQCAIKMRQRLTQLNGEWEARGLAARWQVIGVDRIEARMGIHTGPLVAGNIGSSSRMKYCVMGDTVNIAARLEEMNKDFNSTILLSDQVKIRVPSAMTDTFADYGVVNIRGRVQAVGAYSV, from the coding sequence ATGGATTCCCTCGCTCATTTGACCGCGCCGGACGCACGCCAGTCTTTCATCAAACTACCGTGGTGGCGCCGCTTTGATTTTCGTATCGCCGCGATTCTCGTCGGCACTTCGAGCGTCATCATCGTCCTCGTCGGTTTGTTTGCCTACCAGTCCATCGTAAACACCCGGCTGGATCTTTTTGAGAAACGCCTGCGCATGATCGCAGTCACGCTTTCCGAAACGATCAATACCGACGAACTCGCATCCGTGCCCGCGAGTGCCGATCAGCACACTCCGGTCATCGCCTCCCTCTGGCGCCGGCTCAAAAACATCGCCGACGCGGAACCGGGCATCGAGTCCATCTACATTCTTCAGGCCACGGAAACTCCGGGTAAACTGCGCTTCCTGCTCGATGCGTCCAAGGTCAGCCGCATCGCGCAAACCGGCGAACTCTACGACGCAACCGAACTGCCCTTCATGTTGCAGGGCTTCGAACGTGTATCCGTCGAAGATCGTGTCTACGGCGACGATTTCGGCCAGACCCAGTCTTCCTACGCTCCGCTGAAAACGTCCGATGGCCGGGTCATCGGCATCATCGGCGTGGATGTGCTCGCACTGCGTCTCGCGGAAATCCGCTGGCAGGTCGTGCGATTCTGCGCCGCCGTGTTCGGCATCGCATTCATCGCGGTCCTCGTGATCACGATGGTTGTGCGTCGTCAGGTTCGGCAGCCGCTCGCCCGCGTGCTGGAAGCCGCCTCGGCCATCGCCGCCGGCAAGCTCGATACCCGCCTCCACGCGCCGTCGCGAGATGAATTCGGCCTGCTGGCCGACGAGTTCGACACCATGGCGAGCCACCTGCGCGACCGTGAACGCCTGCGCGAAACCTTTGGGCTTTATGTGAGTCGCGAGCTGGCCAGCGCCCTCATGAAGGATGGCAAGCTGCCCGCGCTCGGCGGCGTCGAATGCGTGGCCACGGTCATTTTTTGCGACCTGGGCAACTACACGCGCATCAGCGAGGCGTTCTCCCCGCAGGAAGTCATTTCACTGATCAACGAATACCTCGCCGCGATGTGCACGATCATCGAGGCGCACCGCGGATGCCTGCTCGATTTCACGGGCGACGGCATCATCGCCGGCTTTGGTCTGCCCCTGCCCGATCCCGATCACGCCCACAACGCCGTGCAATGCGCGATCAAGATGCGCCAGCGTCTCACCCAGCTCAATGGCGAGTGGGAAGCCCGCGGCCTCGCCGCGCGCTGGCAGGTCATCGGCGTCGACCGCATCGAGGCACGCATGGGCATCCACACCGGCCCGCTCGTGGCCGGCAACATCGGCAGCTCCTCCCGCATGAAATACTGCGTCATGGGCGACACCGTAAACATCGCCGCCCGCCTCGAAGAGATGAACAAGGATTTCAACTCCACGATCCTGCTCAGCGATCAGGTAAAAATCCGCGTGCCCTCCGCGATGACCGATACCTTCGCCGACTACGGCGTGGTCAACATCCGCGGACGCGTGCAGGCCGTCGGAGCGTATAGCGTTTAA